A stretch of the Oceanicola sp. D3 genome encodes the following:
- a CDS encoding NADH-quinone oxidoreductase subunit B family protein: MGVTEKTGTPPQFADPQVQGELAPYGRTTAGADKDVAVQSLNRDLQDKGFLLTSTEDLINWARTGSLHWMTFGLACCAVEMMHTSMPRYDAERFGIAPRASPRQSDVMIVAGTLTNKMAPALRKVYDQMPEPRYVISMGSCANGGGYYHYSYSVVRGCDRIVPVDIYVPGCPPTAEALMYGLLQLQRRIRRTGTLVR; the protein is encoded by the coding sequence ATGGGAGTGACGGAAAAGACCGGCACGCCGCCGCAGTTTGCCGATCCGCAGGTGCAGGGCGAGCTGGCCCCCTATGGCCGCACGACGGCGGGTGCCGACAAGGACGTGGCGGTGCAAAGCCTGAATCGCGACCTTCAGGACAAGGGCTTTTTGCTCACCTCGACGGAAGACCTGATCAACTGGGCGCGCACTGGCTCGCTGCACTGGATGACCTTTGGTCTTGCCTGCTGCGCGGTGGAGATGATGCACACCTCGATGCCGCGCTATGATGCCGAGCGCTTCGGGATCGCGCCGCGCGCCTCTCCGCGCCAGAGTGACGTGATGATCGTGGCTGGCACGCTGACCAACAAGATGGCCCCGGCGCTGCGCAAGGTTTATGACCAGATGCCCGAGCCGCGTTACGTGATCTCGATGGGCTCCTGCGCCAATGGCGGCGGATACTATCATTACAGCTACTCGGTGGTGCGTGGCTGCGACCGGATCGTGCCGGTCGACATCTACGTGCCCGGCTGCCCGCCGACGGCAGAGGCGCTGATGTATGGCTTGCTGCAGCTCCAGCGCCGCATTCGCCGCACCGGGACGCTGGTGCGCTGA
- a CDS encoding CvpA family protein, translated as MEGFTIFDAGVAVVIVLSAILAYSRGFVREILAIAGWIGAAVLAYIFAPQAVPLVKEIPVVQDFLDNCELATGAGFVVVFAIGLVIFALFTPLFASLVQRSALNAVDQGLGFVFGALRGLILVAIALVLYDFIAGSESLAFVDDSQTSKLFGSAKTRIDGEIADQEGVMNWFREKFESLTDRSCGAPAAAPADPTALPDQPATDGN; from the coding sequence ATGGAAGGCTTCACCATTTTTGACGCGGGCGTGGCCGTCGTCATCGTCCTGTCGGCGATTCTCGCCTACTCCCGCGGCTTCGTACGCGAGATCCTCGCCATCGCAGGCTGGATCGGCGCCGCCGTGCTGGCCTATATCTTCGCGCCCCAAGCGGTGCCGCTGGTCAAGGAAATCCCTGTCGTGCAGGACTTCCTCGACAATTGCGAACTGGCCACCGGCGCAGGCTTCGTCGTGGTCTTCGCCATCGGCCTCGTGATCTTCGCGCTCTTCACCCCGCTCTTCGCCAGCCTCGTGCAACGCTCTGCGCTCAACGCGGTCGATCAGGGCCTCGGCTTCGTCTTCGGCGCCCTGCGCGGGTTGATCCTCGTGGCCATCGCGCTGGTGCTCTATGATTTCATCGCCGGGTCCGAGAGCCTCGCCTTCGTCGATGACAGCCAGACCTCCAAGCTCTTCGGCTCCGCCAAAACCCGGATCGACGGCGAGATTGCCGATCAGGAAGGCGTGATGAACTGGTTCCGCGAGAAGTTCGAAAGCCTGACAGATCGCTCCTGTGGCGCGCCTGCCGCCGCACCGGCCGATCCCACGGCCCTGCCCGATCAGCCCGCCACCGACGGCAACTGA
- a CDS encoding sigma-54 dependent transcriptional regulator: MSGARRVLVVDDDAAVREALGQTLELAEIEAILAGSYIEAKDHIGPEFDGVVVSDIRMPGRDGFFLLAEARRRDEDLPVILLTGEGDVPMAVKGIGEGAFDFLEKPCGPKELVGVVEKALKARALVLENRRLKRELERGDAASRMIFGHSAEAQALRAQVRAVARAGAEVLVTGGPGSQTAKIAEVIHIMSPAAPQPFVKRLAASLDEARLDAAIEAVGAGTLFLDEISALPASVQLVLLDRLEAPGEARIVAGTTRDLVAEMEAGRFAADLYYRLDVMQVRIPTLEERREDIPVLFRHYVAQAAEQAGLAEPEVSEEHLAGLMAQDWPGNARSLMSAAMRFVLGMPGEAQEAAELGLAEQMARVEKSLIAAALGRQNGNATATAAALHLPRKTFYDKLAKHGLKAEDFRR; this comes from the coding sequence ATGAGCGGAGCGCGGCGTGTGCTGGTGGTGGATGACGATGCTGCGGTGCGCGAGGCGCTGGGGCAGACGTTGGAGCTTGCCGAGATCGAGGCGATCCTTGCGGGCAGCTACATCGAGGCGAAGGACCACATCGGGCCGGAGTTTGACGGCGTGGTGGTGAGCGACATCCGGATGCCGGGGCGGGACGGGTTCTTTCTGCTGGCCGAGGCGCGGCGGCGCGACGAGGATTTGCCGGTGATCCTGCTGACCGGCGAGGGTGACGTGCCGATGGCCGTGAAGGGGATTGGTGAGGGGGCCTTTGACTTTCTGGAAAAGCCCTGCGGCCCCAAGGAGTTGGTGGGCGTGGTCGAGAAGGCGCTGAAGGCGCGGGCCTTGGTGCTGGAGAACCGGCGGCTGAAGCGGGAGTTGGAGCGGGGCGATGCGGCCTCGCGGATGATCTTTGGCCATTCGGCGGAGGCACAGGCGCTGCGCGCGCAGGTGCGGGCGGTGGCGAGGGCCGGGGCCGAGGTGCTGGTGACGGGCGGGCCCGGATCGCAGACGGCGAAGATTGCCGAGGTGATCCACATCATGTCGCCCGCCGCGCCGCAGCCCTTCGTCAAGCGCCTTGCCGCCTCGTTGGATGAAGCGCGGCTGGATGCAGCCATTGAGGCGGTGGGGGCGGGCACGCTTTTTCTGGATGAAATCAGCGCCTTGCCTGCATCCGTTCAACTTGTTCTGCTGGACCGGCTGGAGGCGCCGGGGGAGGCGCGGATCGTTGCCGGAACCACCCGCGACCTCGTGGCCGAGATGGAGGCGGGCCGGTTTGCTGCCGATCTCTACTACAGGCTCGACGTGATGCAGGTGCGGATCCCGACGCTGGAGGAGCGGCGCGAGGATATTCCGGTGCTGTTTCGCCACTACGTCGCGCAGGCGGCGGAGCAGGCGGGGCTCGCGGAGCCGGAGGTGAGCGAGGAGCATCTGGCCGGGTTGATGGCGCAGGACTGGCCGGGCAACGCCCGCTCGCTGATGAGCGCGGCCATGCGCTTTGTGCTGGGGATGCCGGGCGAGGCGCAGGAGGCGGCTGAGCTGGGACTGGCCGAGCAGATGGCGCGGGTGGAGAAGTCACTGATCGCCGCTGCGCTGGGGCGGCAGAACGGGAATGCGACGGCGACGGCGGCGGCGCTGCATCTGCCGCGCAAGACGTTTTACGACAAGCTGGCCAAGCACGGGCTGAAGGCGGAGGATTTTCGGCGGTAG
- a CDS encoding LysR family transcriptional regulator, producing MLAPQMIDTDLIRTFLAIHDTGSFSAAAKAVLRTPSAVSMQVKRLEEQLGRVLFERLPREVRLTGDGEAFLAYAEEIMRVSEAAIARFAGTPMAGEVRLGAPGDMGANALPVILKRFATSHPGVHVRVTLDTSARLVEAARAGELDVTLHTVCADEGGPGRVVHDEVLAWAGKRGGRAWKADPVPLALAQEGCIWRRKSLKSLGRVGKQSRIAYVSESGQALLAAVEADLAVSPLPLGNFTPELERLGPEQGFEEIGRYQLRMIEQEEPGCCSAALAEHVVESFRARSEVLPVAAE from the coding sequence ATGCTTGCGCCGCAGATGATCGACACCGACCTGATCCGCACCTTTTTGGCGATCCACGATACCGGCTCGTTCAGCGCGGCTGCCAAGGCGGTGCTGCGCACGCCCTCGGCGGTGTCGATGCAGGTGAAGCGGCTGGAGGAGCAGCTGGGGCGGGTGCTGTTTGAGCGCTTGCCGCGCGAGGTGCGGCTTACCGGCGATGGTGAGGCGTTCTTGGCTTATGCCGAAGAGATCATGCGGGTGAGCGAAGCAGCGATTGCACGGTTTGCGGGCACGCCGATGGCGGGGGAGGTGCGGCTGGGCGCGCCCGGGGACATGGGGGCCAATGCGCTGCCGGTGATCCTGAAGCGCTTTGCCACCTCGCATCCGGGCGTGCATGTGCGGGTGACGCTGGACACCTCTGCGCGGCTGGTCGAGGCGGCGCGGGCGGGCGAGTTGGATGTGACGCTGCATACGGTGTGCGCCGATGAGGGCGGGCCGGGCCGGGTGGTGCATGACGAGGTGCTGGCCTGGGCCGGAAAGCGCGGCGGGCGGGCGTGGAAGGCCGACCCGGTGCCGTTGGCGCTGGCGCAGGAGGGCTGCATCTGGCGGCGCAAGTCGTTGAAATCGCTTGGTCGCGTGGGAAAACAGTCGCGTATAGCCTATGTCTCGGAGAGCGGGCAGGCGCTGTTGGCGGCGGTTGAGGCCGACCTTGCGGTGAGCCCGCTGCCGCTGGGCAATTTCACCCCGGAGCTGGAGCGGCTTGGCCCTGAACAAGGGTTTGAGGAGATCGGGCGCTATCAGCTTCGGATGATCGAGCAGGAGGAGCCGGGCTGCTGTTCGGCGGCTCTGGCGGAGCATGTGGTGGAGAGCTTTCGCGCCCGCTCGGAGGTGCTGCCGGTTGCGGCGGAGTAG
- the radA gene encoding DNA repair protein RadA, with protein MAKSLAFTCTACGASHSKWKGQCDACGAWDTIQEEAPLSSGPKGKGLGARKGTTIPLAELSSPEAPPPRTMSGLDEFDRVLGGGLVPASATLVGGDPGIGKSTLLLQAAARFAMAGQKTIYISGEEASAQVRMRARRLGLAEAPVKLATETSLRDILTTLDAERPDLCIIDSIQTMWSDTVDSAPGSVSQVRAACHELTQFAKRRGTAVILVGHVTKEGAIAGPRVVEHMVDTVLYFEGERGHQFRILRAVKNRFGPADEIGVFEMTGEGLAQVLNPSALFLSDNETPAPGTAVFAGIEGTRPVLVEFQALVAPAPAGQARRSVVGWDSGRLAMILAVLEARCGIPFAGMDVYLNVAGGLRVSEPAADLAVAAALLSAREDVPLPPRMVVFGEISLTGALRPSSQTENRLKEAQKLGFSCATLAEGSKSTSSGGMDLRKMSDLTGFVGEMFGAG; from the coding sequence ATGGCCAAATCCCTTGCTTTCACCTGCACCGCCTGCGGCGCGTCCCACTCCAAATGGAAGGGCCAATGCGACGCCTGCGGCGCGTGGGACACCATTCAGGAAGAGGCCCCGCTGTCCTCCGGCCCCAAGGGCAAGGGGCTCGGCGCGCGCAAGGGCACCACCATCCCGCTGGCCGAACTCTCCTCACCCGAGGCCCCGCCGCCCCGCACCATGTCCGGCCTCGACGAGTTTGACCGGGTGCTCGGCGGCGGCCTCGTTCCCGCCTCGGCCACCCTCGTGGGCGGCGATCCGGGCATCGGCAAATCCACCCTGCTGCTGCAAGCCGCCGCCCGCTTTGCGATGGCCGGGCAGAAGACCATCTACATCTCCGGCGAGGAGGCCTCCGCGCAGGTCCGCATGCGCGCCCGCCGCCTCGGGCTGGCCGAAGCGCCGGTCAAACTGGCCACCGAAACCTCCCTGCGCGACATCCTCACCACGCTGGATGCCGAACGCCCCGACCTCTGCATCATCGATTCGATCCAGACCATGTGGTCCGACACGGTCGACTCGGCCCCCGGCTCGGTTTCGCAGGTCCGCGCGGCCTGCCACGAGCTGACACAATTCGCCAAACGGCGCGGAACCGCCGTCATCCTCGTGGGCCATGTCACCAAGGAAGGTGCCATCGCCGGCCCCCGCGTCGTCGAGCATATGGTCGATACCGTGCTCTACTTCGAAGGCGAGCGCGGCCACCAGTTCCGCATCCTGCGCGCGGTGAAAAACCGCTTCGGCCCGGCGGATGAAATCGGCGTGTTCGAGATGACCGGCGAGGGCCTCGCCCAAGTGCTCAATCCCTCCGCCCTCTTCCTGTCAGACAATGAAACACCCGCCCCCGGCACCGCCGTCTTTGCCGGGATCGAGGGCACCCGCCCCGTGCTGGTGGAGTTTCAGGCCCTCGTCGCGCCCGCCCCCGCAGGACAGGCCCGCCGCTCGGTTGTGGGCTGGGACTCGGGGCGACTGGCCATGATCCTCGCCGTGCTGGAAGCCCGCTGCGGCATCCCCTTCGCCGGGATGGATGTCTATCTCAACGTCGCGGGCGGCCTGAGGGTGTCAGAGCCCGCCGCCGACCTCGCCGTTGCCGCCGCCCTGCTCTCGGCCCGTGAAGATGTGCCCCTGCCGCCACGCATGGTGGTTTTCGGCGAGATCAGCCTCACCGGCGCCCTCCGGCCCTCCTCGCAAACCGAAAACAGGTTGAAAGAGGCGCAAAAACTTGGTTTCTCCTGCGCAACGCTGGCAGAGGGGTCAAAATCTACCTCCAGCGGGGGCATGGACCTGCGCAAGATGTCAGACCTCACGGGTTTCGTGGGCGAGATGTTCGGCGCAGGCTGA
- a CDS encoding ATP-binding protein, which yields MTRRWLVILLYLVAAALLSVAAGWGGFASALDEVERRGQSDLRLTSQRLATQLQSYAELAVALADRPEPRAQVAGRGAAERVSALLVRHADMTGSAAIYLTDLGGRVLAATGEAGAAPVRLDGPEIARARQGALGSSHRVDPASGKRLYSYAAPIFAPGGPVMGIVVVQADLRLIELDWAGDPVPVFYTDSDGIVFVANRTELLFMRRDGVEGAAVHEGAELKPFFPFRPWQAEGRDLWWVDGGPYIPGAALHLTQDLPVIGMRGEALISLAPALRLGALAAAAVAALCLGFGAFLFLLSERRRALAERLGVEARANAVLEARVEKRTAALQAANVRLEGEVRERKEAEAALRRAQAELVQAGKLSALGQMSAGLSHELNQPLMAIRSFAENAESFLERDKPERAAQNLGRIGDLARRMGRIIRNLRAFARQESEPIGRVDLGAVVETVLELVEGRMAQVGVALDWAAPGAPVMVRGGEVRLQQVVLNLVSNGIDAMSGREGARLGIAIEPGAPVRLKVRDTGPGIAEPDRIFDPFYSTKEVGASEGMGLGLSISYGLVQSFGGNIRGVNREGGGAEFTVELQPADMEVAA from the coding sequence ATGACGCGACGCTGGCTTGTTATCCTGCTCTACCTTGTTGCGGCGGCGCTGCTCAGCGTGGCGGCGGGCTGGGGCGGCTTTGCTTCGGCGCTGGACGAGGTGGAGCGGCGGGGGCAGAGCGATTTGCGGCTCACCTCGCAGCGGCTTGCGACCCAGTTGCAGAGCTATGCAGAACTGGCGGTGGCGCTGGCCGACCGGCCCGAGCCGCGCGCGCAGGTGGCGGGGCGCGGCGCGGCGGAGCGGGTTTCGGCGTTGCTGGTGCGCCATGCCGATATGACGGGCAGCGCGGCGATCTATCTCACCGATCTTGGCGGGCGGGTGCTGGCCGCGACGGGCGAGGCGGGGGCCGCGCCTGTGCGGCTGGATGGCCCCGAGATCGCCCGTGCGCGACAGGGCGCTTTGGGCAGCAGCCATCGGGTGGACCCGGCGAGCGGCAAGCGGCTTTATTCCTACGCCGCGCCGATCTTTGCGCCGGGCGGGCCGGTGATGGGCATTGTTGTGGTGCAGGCCGATTTGCGGCTGATCGAGCTGGATTGGGCGGGCGATCCGGTGCCGGTGTTTTATACCGACAGTGACGGCATTGTTTTTGTCGCCAACCGCACCGAGCTGCTGTTCATGCGCCGCGACGGCGTGGAGGGCGCAGCCGTGCATGAAGGGGCGGAGCTGAAGCCGTTCTTTCCGTTTCGGCCGTGGCAGGCAGAGGGGCGCGACCTGTGGTGGGTGGATGGGGGCCCCTATATTCCGGGCGCCGCGCTGCATCTGACGCAGGATCTGCCGGTGATCGGGATGCGGGGCGAGGCGCTGATTTCGCTCGCGCCCGCGCTGCGGCTTGGTGCTTTGGCGGCGGCGGCGGTGGCGGCGTTGTGCCTTGGCTTCGGGGCCTTCCTGTTTTTGCTCAGTGAGCGCCGCCGTGCCCTGGCCGAGCGGCTGGGCGTGGAGGCGCGGGCGAATGCGGTGCTGGAGGCGCGGGTGGAGAAGCGCACGGCGGCCTTGCAGGCGGCGAATGTGCGGCTGGAGGGCGAGGTGCGCGAGCGCAAGGAGGCGGAGGCGGCGCTGCGCCGGGCGCAGGCTGAGCTTGTGCAGGCGGGCAAGCTGAGCGCCTTGGGGCAGATGAGCGCCGGGCTCAGCCACGAGTTGAACCAGCCGCTGATGGCGATCCGCTCCTTTGCCGAAAATGCGGAGAGCTTTTTGGAGCGCGACAAGCCAGAGCGGGCGGCGCAGAACCTTGGCCGGATTGGAGACCTTGCGCGGCGGATGGGGCGTATCATCCGCAACCTGCGGGCTTTCGCCCGGCAAGAGAGCGAGCCGATTGGCCGGGTTGATCTGGGGGCCGTGGTGGAGACGGTGCTGGAACTGGTCGAGGGCCGGATGGCGCAGGTGGGTGTTGCGCTGGACTGGGCCGCTCCGGGCGCGCCGGTGATGGTGCGGGGCGGTGAGGTGCGCTTGCAGCAGGTGGTGCTCAACCTTGTCAGCAATGGAATTGATGCGATGTCCGGACGCGAGGGCGCACGGCTGGGCATTGCCATTGAGCCCGGTGCGCCAGTGCGGCTGAAGGTGCGCGACACCGGCCCGGGGATCGCGGAGCCGGACCGAATTTTTGACCCGTTCTACTCCACCAAGGAGGTTGGCGCGAGCGAGGGCATGGGGCTGGGACTTTCCATCAGCTACGGGCTGGTGCAGAGCTTTGGCGGCAACATCCGGGGTGTGAACCGGGAGGGCGGCGGCGCGGAGTTTACGGTTGAGCTTCAGCCCGCCGATATGGAGGTGGCGGCATGA
- a CDS encoding NADH-quinone oxidoreductase subunit A, with product MDALLREYLPIVIFLGIAIGLGLVLILAAAVLAVRNPDAEKVSAYECGFNAFDDARMKFDVRFYLVSILFIIFDLEIAFLFPWAVAFKDISMLGFWSMMVFLAVLTVGFAYEWKKGALEWE from the coding sequence TTGGACGCTTTGCTCAGGGAATACCTGCCCATTGTCATCTTTCTCGGTATCGCCATTGGCCTTGGGCTGGTGCTGATACTCGCTGCCGCCGTTCTGGCGGTGCGCAACCCCGATGCGGAGAAGGTGAGCGCCTACGAATGCGGCTTTAACGCCTTCGACGATGCGCGGATGAAGTTTGACGTGCGGTTTTACCTCGTCTCCATCCTCTTCATCATCTTCGACCTCGAGATCGCCTTCCTGTTTCCTTGGGCTGTGGCCTTCAAGGATATCAGCATGCTGGGCTTCTGGTCGATGATGGTGTTTCTCGCCGTGCTGACGGTGGGCTTTGCCTATGAATGGAAGAAAGGGGCGCTGGAATGGGAGTGA
- a CDS encoding NADH-quinone oxidoreductase subunit C, which produces MSDALNELGQHLEARRPDCVAGWDVAFDELNVDVALSNLTGFVEFLKTDANCRFSTLVDITAVDYPERDKRFDVVYHFLSMYQNQRIRLRVAVREDEMVPSIVGEHPSANWFEREVFDMFGIMFSGHPDLRRLLTDYGFRGHPLRKDFPTTGYTEVRYDEVEKRVVYEPVKLTQDYRQFDFMSPWEGAEYILPGDEKTEEAKG; this is translated from the coding sequence ATGAGCGATGCTCTGAACGAACTCGGCCAGCATCTGGAGGCGCGTCGCCCCGATTGCGTGGCGGGCTGGGATGTGGCCTTTGACGAGCTGAACGTGGATGTGGCGCTGTCGAACCTGACCGGGTTCGTGGAATTCCTGAAGACCGACGCCAACTGCCGCTTCTCGACGCTGGTGGACATCACCGCCGTTGATTACCCCGAGCGGGACAAGCGGTTTGACGTGGTTTACCACTTCCTCAGCATGTACCAGAACCAGCGCATCCGCCTGCGGGTTGCGGTGCGCGAGGATGAGATGGTGCCCTCGATCGTGGGCGAGCACCCCAGCGCCAACTGGTTTGAGCGCGAGGTGTTCGACATGTTCGGGATCATGTTCTCGGGCCATCCGGACCTGCGCCGCCTGCTCACCGATTACGGCTTCCGCGGCCATCCGCTGCGCAAGGACTTCCCGACCACGGGTTACACCGAGGTGCGCTATGACGAGGTGGAGAAGCGGGTTGTCTACGAGCCGGTGAAGCTGACGCAGGACTACCGCCAGTTTGACTTCATGTCTCCCTGGGAGGGGGCGGAGTACATTCTGCCCGGCGACGAGAAAACCGAAGAAGCCAAGGGCTGA
- a CDS encoding lytic murein transglycosylase, which yields MTLSVTSRRGFLVSTAAMGLLSACGGVNGFDAVPQSAPDPAMRPVANAAFDAWVARFKGRAVGAGISQGVVDRAFASAGFIPGVIERDRNQAEFKRSFEDYLSLVASEKKVAMGRAAFSRQRGRLNAIEAKYGVPAEICCAIWGVESTYGTRRGDIPVISACATLAYEGRRGAFFEKQLIAALRILQSGDTTPERMVGSWAGAMGHTQFIPTSYQLFAVDFTGDGRRDIWSDDPSDALASTAAYLAKNGWRRGERWGSETTSGGLQPDPGGPRFAVGHNFNVIKRYNNSDNYALAVGYLSDRIAGRGGLKAEFGPDRYGLTQKDRMRLQAGLTRAGFDAGTADGVLGNKTAAAIRAYQAANGLPVTGEPSRALLQRLG from the coding sequence ATGACATTGAGCGTGACGAGCAGGCGCGGATTTTTGGTATCGACGGCGGCGATGGGGCTTTTGAGCGCCTGTGGCGGGGTGAACGGCTTTGATGCCGTCCCCCAGAGCGCGCCTGACCCTGCGATGAGGCCGGTGGCCAATGCGGCGTTTGACGCATGGGTGGCGCGGTTCAAGGGCCGTGCCGTGGGCGCAGGCATTTCGCAGGGCGTGGTGGACCGGGCCTTTGCGAGCGCGGGCTTCATCCCCGGGGTGATCGAGCGCGACAGGAATCAGGCGGAGTTCAAACGCTCGTTCGAGGATTACCTTTCGCTGGTCGCCAGCGAGAAGAAGGTGGCGATGGGCCGGGCGGCGTTTTCGCGCCAGCGCGGGCGGCTCAATGCGATTGAGGCGAAATACGGGGTTCCGGCGGAGATATGCTGTGCGATCTGGGGTGTGGAAAGCACCTATGGCACGCGGCGCGGCGATATTCCGGTGATCTCGGCCTGTGCGACGCTGGCCTATGAGGGGCGGCGCGGCGCGTTTTTTGAAAAGCAGCTGATCGCTGCGCTGCGCATCCTGCAATCGGGCGACACCACGCCCGAGCGGATGGTGGGCAGCTGGGCCGGTGCGATGGGGCACACACAGTTTATCCCCACGAGCTACCAGCTGTTTGCGGTGGATTTCACCGGCGACGGGCGGCGGGACATTTGGAGTGACGATCCGAGTGATGCGCTGGCCTCGACGGCGGCCTACCTTGCCAAGAACGGCTGGCGGCGCGGTGAGCGCTGGGGCAGCGAGACCACCAGTGGGGGCCTTCAGCCCGATCCGGGCGGGCCGCGCTTTGCCGTGGGGCACAACTTTAATGTCATCAAGCGCTACAACAACTCTGACAACTATGCTCTCGCGGTGGGCTACCTCAGCGACAGGATCGCCGGGCGGGGCGGGTTGAAGGCCGAGTTTGGCCCCGACCGATACGGGCTGACGCAGAAGGACCGGATGCGGTTGCAGGCCGGTCTGACGCGTGCCGGGTTTGATGCGGGCACCGCCGATGGGGTGCTGGGCAACAAGACGGCGGCGGCGATCCGGGCCTATCAGGCGGCGAACGGGTTGCCGGTGACGGGAGAGCCCTCGCGCGCGTTGTTGCAGCGCTTGGGCTGA
- the purF gene encoding amidophosphoribosyltransferase, which produces MPPAHPFDDDKLREECGVFGVIGVEQAANFTALGLHALQHRGQEAGGIVSHDPEQGFNSARRFGYVRDNFTKASLMDTLPGPLSIGHVRYSTAGSKGNTQIRDVQPFFGEFSMGGAAIAHNGNITNAGALRRELIERGSIFQSSSDSECIIHLMARSLQRDVPARLEDALRRVEGAFSIVAMTRTKLIGVRDPLGVRPLVLGKVGDGWALSSETCALDIIGAEFVREIEPGEMVVITKDGVDSRRPFRSKKGRFCIFEHVYFSRPDSILGGRSVYETREAIGRELAKESPVDADLVCPVPDSGTPAAIGFSLESGIPYAMGIIRNQYMGRTFIEPTEQIRNMGVRLKLNVNRALIKGKRVILVDDSVVRGTTSRKIKEMILDAGAKEVHFRIASPPTAWPCFYGVDTPERSKLLAANMSADEMADYLGVDSLKFISLDGLYRAVGEAKGRDPKSPAYCDACFSGEYPVEPADMIEQGFEMKTAAE; this is translated from the coding sequence CTGCCACCCGCCCATCCGTTCGATGACGACAAGCTCCGCGAGGAATGCGGCGTTTTCGGTGTCATCGGCGTAGAACAGGCTGCCAATTTCACCGCCCTCGGGCTGCACGCGCTCCAGCATCGCGGACAGGAGGCAGGCGGCATCGTCAGCCACGATCCCGAACAGGGCTTCAACTCCGCCCGCCGCTTCGGCTACGTGCGCGACAACTTCACCAAGGCTTCGCTGATGGACACGCTGCCCGGGCCGCTCTCCATCGGCCACGTGCGCTATTCCACCGCCGGCTCCAAGGGCAACACGCAAATCCGCGACGTGCAGCCCTTCTTCGGCGAGTTTTCCATGGGCGGCGCGGCGATTGCCCACAACGGCAACATCACCAATGCCGGAGCCCTGCGCCGCGAGCTGATCGAGCGCGGCTCTATCTTCCAAAGCTCGTCGGACAGCGAATGCATCATCCACCTGATGGCCCGCTCGCTGCAACGCGACGTGCCCGCGCGGCTCGAAGATGCGCTGCGCCGCGTCGAAGGCGCGTTTTCCATCGTCGCCATGACCCGCACCAAGCTGATCGGCGTGCGTGATCCGCTCGGCGTGCGCCCGTTGGTGCTCGGCAAGGTCGGCGACGGCTGGGCCCTGAGCTCCGAAACCTGCGCGCTCGACATCATCGGCGCAGAATTCGTCCGCGAGATCGAGCCCGGCGAGATGGTCGTCATCACCAAGGATGGCGTCGACAGCCGCCGCCCCTTCCGCTCCAAGAAGGGCCGCTTCTGCATCTTCGAGCACGTCTACTTTTCGCGCCCCGATTCCATCCTCGGCGGCCGCAGCGTGTATGAAACCCGCGAAGCCATCGGCCGCGAGCTGGCCAAGGAATCCCCGGTCGACGCCGATCTCGTCTGCCCCGTGCCCGATTCCGGCACCCCCGCAGCCATCGGCTTCTCGCTCGAAAGCGGCATCCCCTACGCGATGGGGATCATCCGCAACCAATACATGGGCCGCACCTTCATCGAGCCCACCGAGCAAATCCGCAACATGGGCGTGCGCCTCAAGCTCAACGTCAACCGCGCGCTGATCAAGGGCAAACGGGTGATCCTTGTTGATGACTCGGTCGTGCGCGGCACCACCTCGCGCAAGATCAAGGAAATGATCCTCGACGCAGGCGCCAAAGAGGTGCACTTCCGCATCGCCTCGCCCCCCACCGCATGGCCCTGCTTCTACGGCGTCGACACGCCCGAGCGCAGCAAGCTGCTGGCCGCCAACATGAGCGCCGACGAAATGGCCGACTACCTCGGCGTCGACAGCCTCAAGTTCATCTCGCTCGACGGTCTCTACCGCGCCGTGGGCGAGGCCAAGGGCCGCGACCCGAAAAGCCCGGCCTATTGCGACGCTTGCTTCTCCGGCGAATACCCGGTCGAGCCCGCCGACATGATCGAGCAGGGCTTCGAGATGAAAACCGCCGCCGAGTAA